A window from Musa acuminata AAA Group cultivar baxijiao chromosome BXJ3-10, Cavendish_Baxijiao_AAA, whole genome shotgun sequence encodes these proteins:
- the LOC135650657 gene encoding ubiquitin-conjugating enzyme E2 variant 1D-like has translation MDSEESRVVVPRNFRLLEELERGEKGIGDGTVSYGMDDADDIYMCSWTGTIIGPQNTVHEGRIYQLKLFCDKDYPDKPPAVRFQTRINMTCVNQETGMVEPGLFPMLTNWQREYTMEDILLTLKKEMSAPQNRKLHQPPEGSDDQRMEQKDLAQRCAIL, from the exons ATGGACTCCGAGGAATCACGGGTTGTTG TTCCAAGGAACTTCAGATTGCTGGAAGAGCTTGAAAGGGGAGAGAAGGGCATCGGTGATGGTACTGTCAGCTATGGAATGGATGATGCTGATGATATTTATATGTGTTCTTGGACTGGAACCATTATAGGTCCTCAGAAT ACTGTTCATGAAGGGCGGATATATCAGTTGAAACTGTTCTGTGACAAAGACTATCCTGACAAACCCCCTGCTGTCCGGTTTCAGACACGGATAAACATGACATGCGTCAACCAGGAAACCGGAATG GTTGAACCTGGCCTATTTCCGATGCTTACAAACTGGCAGAGAGAATACACCATGGAGGACATTCTACTGACCTTAAAGAAAGAGATGTCAGCTCCCCAGAACCGGAAGCTCCACCAGCCTCCAGAAG GAAGCGACGATCAGAGGATGGAACAGAAAGATCTAGCTCAAAGGTGTGCTATCCTTTGA
- the LOC135650612 gene encoding 21 kDa protein-like yields the protein MLPRTVLMSSFFFLLAFVTCTSVPMTPTSPDENTTEFIRARCGGTRYPDLCYTSLSGYAAAVQHSPLKLARVATNVTLARLRALCSHVSALRRASGAGHVAAALRDCAEELGDAADHVGRTATELRELESVEEPEVAWRVSSAQTWMSAALTYEGTCSDGFRNVGSGGTSSVEADVCRRVGKVKKYTSNALALVNGLVDGR from the coding sequence ATGCTTCCGAGGACGGTCCTCATGtcgtccttcttcttcctcctcgcctTCGTCACGTGCACGTCGGTACCGATGACGCCGACAAGCCCTGACGAGAACACGACGGAGTTCATCCGCGCCCGGTGCGGCGGCACCCGGTACCCGGACCTCTGCTACACGTCGCTCTCCGGCTACGCGGCCGCCGTCCAGCACAGCCCCCTGAAGCTCGCCCGCGTGGCCACCAACGTCACCCTCGCCCGCCTCCGTGCCCTATGCTCCCACGTCTCCGCCCTGCGTCGCGCCAGTGGCGCCGGACACGTGGCAGCGGCGCTGAGGGACTGCGCGGAGGAGCTGGGAGACGCGGCCGACCACGTGGGCAGGACCGCCACGGAGCTGCGGGAGCTGGAGTCCGTGGAGGAGCCGGAGGTGGCGTGGCGGGTGTCCAGCGCGCAGACGTGGATGAGCGCCGCCCTGACCTACGAAGGCACCTGCTCCGACGGCTTCCGGAACGTGGGCAGCGGCGGCACGAGTTCGGTCGAGGCCGACGTATGCCGCCGGGTTGGAAAGGTGAAGAAGTACACCAGCAACGCCCTCGCTCTCGTCAACGGCCTTGTCGACGGCCGATGA
- the LOC103969324 gene encoding zinc finger protein CONSTANS-LIKE 5-like — protein MFLSSSSSSTTAAANYPFGEPALDRPEFGSAVGPHGLITDASGSFFHFPSSIPPYSSSLPTEHYLHRSSSARSLPLRRHILGPLNQLQPPFSSSPTSSFCDYLDFHAAPMRRVVSTGDLQGVDGVHENHSHEGGVAGRVGRYSAVERKERIERYKSKRNQRNFHKKITYACRKTLADSRPRVRGRFARNGETGTEAEVETATAATNIFDGYSYDNYEQNQGCSVGGGNDGEWWSRLQAALATDEEDEYSYDDDLLASFADVFSMDILSSSLVSRESTE, from the exons ATGtttctttcctcctcctcctcctccaccaccgccgccgccaacTACCCCTTCGGCGAACCCGCCCTCGACCGTCCGGAATTCGGCTCGGCCGTCGGTCCTCATGGCCTCATCACCGACGCCAGTGGTTCCTTCTTCCATTTCCCCTCCTCCATTCCTCCCTATTCGTCCTCTCTTCCCACCGAACATTATCTCCACAGGAGCAGTAGCGCCCGTTCGCTGCCGCTCCGCCGCCACATTCTCGGCCCCCTCAACCAGCTACAGCCGCCATTTTCGTCGTCCCCGACCTCCTCCTTCTGCGACTACCTCGACTTCCACGCCGCCCCGATGAGGCGGGTCGTCAGCACTGGCGATCTCCAG GGGGTCGACGGTGTCCACGAGAATCATAGCCATGAGGGAGGTGTTGCCGGAAGAGTCGGTCGATACAGCGCTGTGGAGAGGAAGGAAAGGATCGAGAGGTATAAGAGCAAGCGCAATCAACGGAACTTCCACAAGAAGATCACC TATGCATGCAGGAAGACATTAGCCGACAGCAGGCCGCGAGTGAGGGGCCGGTTTGCGAGGAACGGTGAGACAGGGACGGAGGCAGAGGTAGAGACGGCGACGGCGGCTACAAACATCTTCGATGGCTATAGCTACGACAACTACGAGCAGAACCAAGGCTGCAGTGTCGGTGGTGGCAATGACGGCGAGTGGTGGAGCCGGTTGCAAGCGGCGCTGGCGACGGACGAGGAAGACGAGTACAGCTACGACGACGATCTCCTCGCCAGCTTTGCCGACGTCTTCTCCATGGACATTCTCTCCTCAAGTCTGGTGAGCAGAGAAAGCACCGAGTAA